Proteins encoded in a region of the Planococcus citri chromosome 1, ihPlaCitr1.1, whole genome shotgun sequence genome:
- the LOC135835369 gene encoding prolyl endopeptidase-like — MVAKLFLVLEILAVLLIEIYCNCPNGATPTPAPGATPVNGPASAAFIPVDKYPNPRRDESVEDAYACTKVKDPYRWMENLDCPETKKFLEDEIAISKPYLEKSPFRAEVQARYKEVDDYSITLSRIFQQGKYFFSFRNTGTQKQDVIYVSESVKDEGKIFIDQNSFSKDGSVSIGSFSISEDGLIFAYLLMNGTPDCYSMHFKHVEKGEIYKDKMDNISTLNLQFVKDKGVFYTFIANNGNEFIFISDKDPDKKRIFSVDITNPDPKSWKDTVPGANDKDILEWAAPAYNYLVLCYTRDVKSVLQVHDIMTGKMIKTLEIDIATVDGSTFFGDRKFPNAFFSAETFLSPGITYHCDFSKPSFDLEIINEIKVKNFDREKFTVEQVFYKSKDGTSVPMYIVYKKGLKKDGNNFTFLYTLGRYGATMAPYFRPTRVVVISNFDGIYAMPSVRGGNDYGEKWHQGGSLEKTQNSFDDFEAAAEYLIAEKYTNSKLLAIDAGGNGGLITGACLNQRPDLFGAVICDLGTFDMLRYDQFPDGKDLVADYGAPSDPKFFPILYKYSPLHNIKIPEGGDKQYPATMVLTDPSDKESPKHGLKFIATLQYEAKKHTNQKNPFIIQVLPDTSQDNGAASTTNVYFYYLSHVNQM; from the exons ATGGTTGCAAAATTATTTCTTGTACTGGAGATTCTGGCAGTTTTGCTGATCGAAATATACTGCAATTGTCCCAATGGTGCTACTCCTACACCTGCACCCGGAGCTACTCCAGTAAATGGCCCTGCTTCTGCAGCTTTT ATTCCTGTTGACAAATATCCTAATCCCAGAAGGGATGAATCAGTCGAGGACGCATATGCCTGCACCAAA GTAAAAGATCCGTATAGATGGATGGAAAATTTAGACTGTCCTGAgaccaaaaaatttctcgaagaTGAGATCGCCATTTCCAAACCTTATCTAGAAAAGAGTCCGTTTCGAGCCGAAGTGCAAGCTCGCTACAAAGAAGTAGATGATTACTCTATAACCTTATCGCGTATTTTCCAACAAGGcaaatattttttctcgtttcgaAATACTGGCACACAAAAGCAAGA CGTGATTTATGTATCGGAATCAGTGAAAGATGAAGGAAAAATATTCATAGACCAGAATTCATTCAGCAAAGATGGTTCTGTTAGTATTGGCTCTTTTTCAATTAGCGAAGATGGACTAATTTTCGCATATTTGCTGATGAATGGTACCCCTGATTGTTATTCGATGCACTTCAAGCATGTGGAAAAAG ggGAGATTTATAAAGATAAGATGGACAATATCTCAACattgaatttacaatttgtgaaagATAAAGGAGTATTTTACACA TTTATTGCCAACAACGGAAACGAATTCATTTTCATATCAGATAAAGACCCCGACAAAAAGAGAATATTTTCTGTTGATATCACAAACCCGGATCCGAAATCATGGAAAGACACTGTACCTGGCGCAAATGATAAAGATATATTAGAATGGGCTGCCCCGGCATACAATTATTTGGTTCTATGCTATACTCGGGATGTTAAG AGTGTTCTTCAAGTGCATGACATAATGACCGGTAAAATGATCAAGACACTCGAAATAGATATTGCGACTGTAGACGGATCTACTTTCTTCGGAGACAGAAAATTTCCGAATGCATTTTTCTCCGCAGAAACATTCCTTTCACCTGGTATCACTTATCACTGTGATTTTTCTAAGCCATCGTTCGATCTTGAA ATCATCAATGAAATCAAGGTGAAGAATTTCGATCGTGAGAAATTCACCGTCGAACAAGTTTTCTACAAAAGCAAAGATGGAACCAGTGTGCCCATGTATATTGTCTATAAAAAG GGCCTCAAAAAAGATGGAAACAATTTCACGTTTTTGTACACACTTGGCAGATACGGCGCCACCATGGCACCTTATTTCCGTCCAACTCGAGTAGTAGTCATCAGTAATTTCGACGGAATATACGCCATGCCAAGTGTCAGAGGTGGAAA CGATTATGGTGAGAAATGGCACCAAGGTGGGTCGCTGGAGAAAACACAAAAttcatttgatgattttgaagcCGCCGCTGAGTATTTGATCGCTGAAAAATACACTAATAGTAAATTATTGGCCATCGATGCTGGAGGAAACGGAGGTCTCATAACGGGTGCTTGTCTCAATCAGAGACCCGATTTATTCGGCGCTGTTATCTGCGATTTAGG CACGTTTGATATGTTACGATACGACCAATTTCCCGATGGAAAGGACTTGGTAGCCGATTATGGTGCGCCATCCGATCCTAAATTCTTTCCTATTTTGTACAAGTACTCTCCTTTACATAATATCAAAATTCCTGAAGGTGGTGACAAGCAA TATCCAGCTACCATGGTACTAACTGATCCCAGTGATAAAGAATCGCCTAAACATGGGCTGAAATTTATCGCCACCTTACAATATGAAGCTAAGAAACACACCAATCAg aaaaacccTTTCATAATACAAGTTTTACCAGACACCAGTCAAGACAACGGCGCAGCATCCACTACTAAC gtttatttttattatcttagTCACGTCAACCAAATGTAA
- the LOC135832918 gene encoding prolyl endopeptidase-like — MDAKYEFVANNEHQFIFRTNNTAENFKLISIDITNLQDPKSWKDLVPENDKDILKWALAAHDNYMVLCYTRDVKNVLQLYEITSGQMIHEFKLDIGMVGKDSCYCDRKSSHLVFLFKSPLITGINYHCDLSKPSFDLEILNEAKVKNFDREKFTVEQIFYSSKDGTKIPMFIIHKKDLKKDGNNFTYMFAVGDLGCSIFPYFTTSTTAIISNFDGVYAMPSIRGGGAYGEKWHKAGMMEKKQNSFDDFIAAAEYLIEAKYTNSKLLAIEGGGANGGLLAGACLTQRPDLFGAVYVDEGTLDMLRFDKFTQQKVLVDEYGSPTDPNFFPLLRSYSPLHNIKIPEGCDKQYPAIMLYATGLCDPDAPLHLLKFVATLQYEAKKHPNQKNPFILSMKTDTDDTSKSNKQDDHMFDDIIDMMSFFIINLGIKFQSYVCQ, encoded by the exons atggATGCAAAATACGAG TTTGTCGCCAACAACGAACACCAATTCATTTTCCGGACCAATAACACAGCcgagaattttaaattaatttcaatcgaTATCACAAATCTACAGGATCCCAAATCATGGAAAGACCTTGTACCTGAAAATGATAAAGATATATTAAAATGGGCTTTGGCAGCACATGACAACTATATGGTCTTATGCTATACAAGGGATGTTAAG AACGTTCTTCAATTATATGAAATAACATCTGGTCAAATGATACACGAATTCAAATTGGACATTGGGATGGTTGGAAAAGATAGCTGCTACTGCGATAGAAAATCTTCACATCTGGTTTTTCTCTTTAAATCGCCCCTCATCACTGGTATCAATTATCATTGCGATTTATCTAAACCATCATTTGATCTCGAG attttaaatgaAGCCAAGGTAAAAAATTTCGATCGTGAGAAATTTACTGTGGAACAAATATTTTACTCGAGTAAAGACGGAACTAAAATACCCATGTTTATCATTCATAAAAAG GACCTCAAAAAAGATGGAAACAATTTCACGTACATGTTCGCAGTGGGTGATTTAGGTTGCAGTATATTCCCTTATTTTACCACTAGTACTACAGCAATCATCAGTAATTTCGACGGCGTATATGCCATGCCAAGTATTCGAGGTGGAGG GGCATATGGCGAGAAATGGCACAAAGCCGGAATGATGGAGAAAAAACAGAATTCTTTTGACGATTTTATAGCAGCTGCTGAATATCTGATCGAAGCAAAGTACACCAATAGCAAACTACTCGCTATTGAGGGTGGAGGTGCAAACGGAGGTCTTTTAGCAGGTGCTTGTCTTACTCAAAGACCTGATTTATTTGGAGCCGTTTACGTCGATGAAGG GACATTGGATATGCTGCGATTTGACAAATTTACTCAACAAAAGGTATTAGTAGACGAGTATGGTTCGCCTACCGATCcaaattttttccctcttttgcGCAGCTATTCTCCTTTACATAATATTAAAATTCCAGAAGGTTGTGACAAGCAA TATCCTGCTATCATGTTGTACGCCACGGGTCTTTGTGATCCAGACGCACCTCTCCACTTATTAAAATTCGTCGCCACATTACAATACGAGGCTAAAAAACACCCCAATCAG AAAAATCCTTTCATTCTCAGTATGAAAACAGATACCGATGATACTAGTAAATCTAATAAACAAGACGATCATATG TTTGACGATATCATAGACATGATGTCCTTCTTCATAATCAACCTAGGAATCAAGTTCCAGTCTTACGTTTGtcagtaa